A section of the Phaseolus vulgaris cultivar G19833 chromosome 8, P. vulgaris v2.0, whole genome shotgun sequence genome encodes:
- the LOC137826035 gene encoding probable E3 ubiquitin-protein ligase RHC2A, which produces MSSHWCFRCNKFVRVRRQEMPMCPDCDSGFVEEVDSSSRPVHVETRRRRFPTAAAMYMIGHRSGNSDRIPRSSRHHHCRTVVGDPSPLNPVIMLRGEGSSHERSSSFDLFYDDGAGTGLRPLPPRMSEFLLGTGFERVMDQLSDVESNSGSGRHDQHHAPASKAAVEALPSVEINASHMVTESHCAVCKEPFELCTVATEMPCKHLYHPECILPWLAIRNSCPVCRKELPVENARAGLERVEEGEENNVGLTIWRLPGGGFAVGRLGRREGEREVNVPLVYTEVDGGLNFNNFVMGEPRRISWSVSESRGRRRGGAFRRMFNGLFGCLRGGGVGPQRSSSSGSSRTAMSTTSVRASRPNIGPSLSSRRTWSMDVNGGTRPW; this is translated from the coding sequence ATGTCTTCACATTGGTGTTTCCGGTGCAACAAATTTGTCAGAGTAAGGAGACAGGAAATGCCGATGTGTCCAGATTGTGACAGTGGATTCGTTGAAGAGGTCGACTCGTCCAGCCGCCCTGTCCATGTCGAAACGCGCCGCCGTAGGTTCCCCACGGCGGCTGCCATGTACATGATCGGCCACCGTTCTGGTAACTCTGACCGCATTCCCCGCTCCTCTCGCCATCATCATTGCAGAACCGTCGTCGGTGACCCGTCTCCGCTCAACCCGGTCATCATGCTCCGCGGAGAGGGGTCAAGCCACGAACGTAGCTCTAGCTTCGACCTTTTCTACGACGACGGCGCCGGTACCGGTCTCCGACCACTCCCTCCGAGGATGTCGGAGTTTCTCCTCGGAACAGGCTTCGAGCGTGTGATGGACCAACTTTCCGACGTGGAGTCTAACTCCGGGTCTGGGAGGCACGACCAGCACCACGCGCCGGCGTCTAAAGCTGCCGTGGAGGCCTTGCCGTCGGTTGAGATAAACGCGTCCCACATGGTGACTGAGTCACACTGCGCGGTCTGCAAAGAGCCTTTTGAGCTTTGCACCGTAGCGACAGAAATGCCATGCAAACACTTATACCATCCAGAATGCATCTTACCGTGGCTTGCGATTCGGAACTCATGCCCCGTGTGCCGCAAAGAGTTGCCTGTTGAGAACGCACGCGCGGGGTTGGAGCGTGTGGAGGAGGGGGAAGAGAACAACGTGGGGTTGACGATTTGGCGGTTACCGGGTGGAGGGTTTGCGGTGGGAAGGTTGGGGAGAAGAGAGGGCGAGAGAGAGGTTAATGTTCCTCTTGTGTACACGGAAGTGGATGGTGGGTTAAACTTTAACAACTTTGTTATGGGTGAACCCAGAAGGATTTCATGGTCGGTTTCGGAGTCTCGAGGGAGGAGAAGAGGTGGCGCGTTTAGAAGAATGTTTAACGGTTTGTTTGGTTGCTTGAGAGGTGGTGGGGTAGGGCCTCAACGTTCTTCCAGTTCTGGTTCTTCGAGAACCGCGATGAGTACCACCAGTGTTAGGGCTTCGCGTCCTAACATTGGTCCTTCTTTATCTTCGCGTAGAACTTGGTCAATGGATGTCAATGGTGGAACCAGACCATGGTAA